In Lewinellaceae bacterium, a single window of DNA contains:
- a CDS encoding ABC transporter permease has protein sequence MLANFLKIALRNFWRNKTFSLINLFGLALGTVCCLYILLFVQEHRGYDRHHREAGNLYRIISDLGLGNNEEIHHMATCSPPIPPAMQADFPEVEMATRMCNPPGVEQHLLKVGDKVFYEKAGYYVDSTFFRLFDYHFVAGDSRHALDEPFSAVISEKLARKLFGEEDVLGQTIKIGGGEEEHPYKVTGVFNGSLGKSHLMPEFFMAMNSAGIGQYIRSNNSWAGNNFIYGYLRLRPGADPKAVEAKLPAFLQQHGATQLRDLGMDKVLHLQPVTDIHLTAGLNADMATNTSSTFLHILLLIAGFIQLVACINFMNLSTARSSRRAKEVGVRKVVGAPRSVLMGQFLSESFLMTLLAMALALPLAGYSLPFLNRLTGADVSLHFSWGWPYFSMALALALFTGLIAGSYPAFYLSSFRPIGVLQNTVRAGRKEGAVWLRKGLIVGQLALATALVIGALVIRLQLDHMLEKDLGFEKNQKVVFHFHSGEGSANLEAFRSELMRLPEVNSTSAMSEAPGQPLLRDIPLYKQGGDMQNATDVRLAYTDDHFFKTLKVRLLAGRAPTLADTASSRGIIRVVLNESALKDLEIPIEEAPGTVLYSDLEDVHIEATVVGVMEDIAFEKLSSELGPFMIVAEPPRNLRNLVADVNTSNYQDFMNKAKVLWAEVVPGLPFDASFLDADIARMYQTEQSLARIIGAFTLIAILISCLGLFGLSAFAAEQRTKEVGIRKVLGASVAGIVALLSKDFLKLVLIALVFASPLAYWFMEKWLDNFAYRINIQWWVFALAGAIAVVVAFLTVSFQSVKAALANPVEALRSE, from the coding sequence CGCCTATCCCGCCGGCCATGCAGGCGGATTTTCCGGAGGTGGAAATGGCAACACGGATGTGCAACCCTCCGGGTGTCGAACAGCACTTGCTGAAAGTCGGGGACAAGGTATTCTACGAGAAGGCAGGCTATTATGTAGACAGCACCTTCTTCCGGCTTTTCGACTATCATTTTGTCGCCGGCGATTCCCGGCATGCGCTGGACGAGCCTTTTTCCGCCGTCATCTCGGAAAAACTGGCCAGAAAGCTGTTTGGGGAGGAAGATGTTCTGGGGCAAACTATTAAAATTGGAGGGGGCGAAGAAGAACACCCTTACAAAGTCACAGGAGTTTTCAACGGCAGCCTCGGCAAGAGCCATCTCATGCCCGAGTTTTTCATGGCGATGAACTCCGCCGGCATCGGCCAGTACATCCGGTCGAACAACTCCTGGGCCGGCAATAATTTTATCTACGGCTACCTGCGGCTGCGGCCCGGCGCCGACCCCAAAGCAGTGGAAGCGAAACTGCCCGCTTTCCTGCAACAGCACGGCGCCACCCAGCTCCGCGACCTGGGCATGGACAAGGTGCTCCATCTCCAACCCGTTACAGACATTCACCTCACGGCCGGGCTAAATGCCGATATGGCCACCAACACCAGTTCCACTTTTCTCCATATTTTGCTGCTGATCGCCGGTTTTATCCAACTGGTAGCCTGCATCAATTTCATGAACCTGTCCACTGCCCGCTCCTCCCGGCGGGCGAAAGAAGTGGGCGTGCGGAAGGTTGTCGGGGCACCGCGAAGCGTTTTGATGGGGCAGTTTCTCAGCGAAAGCTTCCTGATGACGCTGCTGGCCATGGCGCTGGCGCTGCCGCTGGCCGGCTATTCCCTGCCTTTCCTCAACCGCCTGACGGGAGCGGATGTCAGCCTGCACTTTTCCTGGGGCTGGCCTTACTTTAGCATGGCTTTGGCCCTTGCTCTTTTTACCGGATTGATTGCGGGCAGTTATCCCGCCTTCTATTTGTCCTCGTTCCGGCCGATCGGGGTGCTGCAAAATACAGTAAGGGCAGGCAGGAAAGAAGGAGCGGTTTGGTTGCGGAAAGGCCTCATCGTCGGACAGCTGGCTCTGGCAACGGCGCTGGTTATCGGCGCCCTGGTCATTCGACTGCAGTTGGACCACATGCTGGAAAAAGACCTGGGTTTTGAGAAAAACCAGAAGGTCGTCTTCCATTTTCATTCCGGCGAAGGTTCCGCCAACCTGGAGGCTTTCCGCAGCGAACTGATGCGCCTGCCGGAAGTCAACTCCACTTCAGCCATGAGCGAGGCCCCCGGACAGCCGCTGCTCCGGGATATTCCCCTGTACAAGCAGGGTGGGGATATGCAGAACGCCACCGATGTCCGGCTGGCTTATACCGATGATCATTTCTTCAAAACGCTGAAGGTCAGGCTGCTGGCCGGCCGGGCGCCAACCCTGGCGGATACGGCGAGCAGCCGCGGCATTATCCGGGTAGTGTTGAATGAATCGGCTCTAAAAGATTTGGAGATACCCATCGAAGAGGCCCCCGGCACGGTGCTCTACTCCGATTTAGAGGACGTACACATAGAAGCCACCGTGGTGGGGGTGATGGAGGATATCGCGTTCGAAAAACTGAGCAGTGAATTGGGCCCGTTTATGATAGTGGCCGAGCCGCCCCGCAACCTCCGCAACCTGGTGGCCGACGTGAACACCAGCAATTACCAGGATTTTATGAACAAAGCGAAGGTGCTGTGGGCAGAGGTAGTGCCCGGCCTACCCTTCGACGCCTCCTTCCTCGATGCCGACATTGCCCGGATGTATCAGACGGAGCAGTCGCTGGCGCGCATCATTGGCGCCTTCACCCTGATCGCCATCCTGATCTCCTGTCTGGGGCTGTTTGGGCTGTCTGCTTTTGCCGCCGAACAGCGCACCAAGGAGGTCGGCATCCGAAAGGTGCTGGGCGCCAGCGTAGCGGGCATCGTCGCCCTGTTGTCTAAAGACTTTTTAAAGCTCGTGCTCATTGCTCTGGTTTTCGCCTCGCCGCTGGCCTATTGGTTTATGGAAAAGTGGCTGGACAATTTTGCCTACCGCATCAATATTCAGTGGTGGGTGTTTGCCCTGGCTGGCGCTATTGCCGTTGTGGTGGCTTTTCTGACGGTGAGCTTTCAGAGCGTGAAAGCGGCGCTGGCGAATCCTGTGGAGGCGTTGCGCAGCGAGTAA